Below is a genomic region from Apostichopus japonicus isolate 1M-3 chromosome 7, ASM3797524v1, whole genome shotgun sequence.
ATCACAAACACCTGTCACGGGAACAGCGAGcagatattaaaatatcatcTCCTTGATTGGAACGTATCAAGAAAAGAAGTCCCCAAAGCATGTTCGCATATTTAACAAAACCACGTTCATCAAATTATTCTATGATATGATAATTATACATGGGAAAAGCCATGGGGCCCCGTGACAGTACCCATGATTTTCTGGTTTGAGAGTCATATAGCACTTGTGTATCTTGCCTTTACGTATGTATAGTCGATGAATTTACAAATGTGCACCCATGATTATTCACTTTTGACGTGTTCCAAAATTTGTCAACACAGCAACATACAAAGACTAGTATGATACATTACTTTTCGGTATAAGATTCACTAGCAAATCCAAACATGATTGAGGTCACAGATACCCAGAGTAAGTACTTTCTAGTTCTCTTCGTTCATGATAATAGTTTTTCCAAATTGCCATATTGTACCATAAATGTTGACCTTCACATTAAGCACATATGTAAAATGCAAGTACCGGTTTTGCGAATCACTACCAAAGCTGTGGAAACTTAGGCTCAATCAGAGACCTATTGTTTTACTGTCATACATTCCGAATCATTAATGATTAAATCACCGTAGGGAAGTATTTTCTTTTTGCAGAGTTACTGAAATGTATGCAAAATAGTTGGCCAGGCTATACTGGAAAccacatattttaatttctaagGCAAGGGTAAACAATGACTTGTTTCTAAGTTTGTCCTGCAATCTAGGCATAGAGCGTAGTTACCTGTTACTGAAATTTACAGCCACTATTGTTAAGTGTGGGCCTAGCCCATAAAGCCAAATGATTCATGACGTATAGTTTGAGCTTCTTAGgcagaaatattaaaatgtattttaaaatGCTATGAGAATACTTACAACACATTTCCTTATTCAAATGGCTGTTTGGCCATGATGAAGAGCTGCTTTCTAAACTCTTCAAGTGGCACCAATAGGTTAGTTAAGACATGTGTCCCCATTCACTCGAAGGCCATTCTGCCAGGCACAGAATGTTTTGTCAGTCAGCTCACAATTAGGACCTTTGTAATAAGTTTTATTCTTTCTAATTTTTAAGGTTGTataatttggtaaaaaaaaaaaattttgaatGGCTTTTAGTTTTGAtgtatttaataattttttgaTTTTCTTCCCTCTTCAGAAATTGGAATTGGTCTGGCAGCTTTTGGGGgctttttcttatttcttgGAGTAGTGTTATTATTTGACAGGGGTTTGTTAGCAATTGGAAATGTGAGTAACATTGTGGCCATTCATAACGATCTACTTTGTTGAGATTACTGGTACAGATTACAGGTAGTCAgtatatgccccaaattatagcacactataattgttagaagttttcaaaaagtactttcctggaggtctttactctccaaattgttctcatacatttttaaggaaTACACAtgatgattgaatgtcccagttaggtaaaatttccttgaaggttgtaataaagacagtttaagaattttgaccgaAGGTGAccatatctagcatatttggggccaatacagcatacccgTTGGAAACAACACAATTTATTCCttctttgatgacatcatatacATTAAGAAAAAATTCAGGAGAAACCATGGTGGACTGTATTCTCCTGGACTCAGACTAGGTGAACTTAGGTTTTGGCTTGATTTAGAATCTTATGCTTTTGTTTTGGACTGGGACACTCAGCCTTAGTGGACAGCGAAATTGCGATGTAAGAAATTGGTTTTGGACCTGAAACTGAACCTGAACACTGACAGCGGACTTGACAACAAACTCTCCCCAGCTGGGTTTGTAAATTCGACAAAAATTgtataaacacatttttttgtcATACAAATGGTAACTGTTCATATTAAATAGCGCTGTCTTGAATCTGTTGTTTGGCTTTATAGGCATCTAGCTGCAAGTTTAATTAAACCAGTGTATGACCTTATGTACCATTTCTCTGACTGCTGTATGCTAGTTGAAAGCTGCTGGTTCTGATTACTCACTTTTAAGCTTATATCCAGCTTGAAAAAAGTTTGACATTCACTTTTCAAGAgatgtttaaaatcttgagaaaatCTGTTGCTTTCCTCATAATAACACTCTTTCATAGCAGACATACCTTGCCTGCCTTACTTACCATCATAAATGACATTATTAATTTCGTTAACCATAATGGATGAGCACATGGCTAATTGCTAATATTTGGACGTAGAAGAAAAACTCATAATAGGCCACAAACAAGTGTTTTTGTGATATCACAAAATCAATGAGTTATGTCGACATAAGTATGGCTtccctttttatttttcaagacCAGCATACATGTTAttacatattgacattttaatgatgaacacaaaacaagacactTTACAAATGACAGCAAAATCAGTTTTTATAATGAATTGCAAAGTGTTCCGCATATTTTGCTagccaaaaaattgaaaattaataCTCTTTATTTTGCTGGCAACAAAAGAAAGGCTACTTTGGAACCAGTTATGGAACCAGAGATTGGCGTGACTTGTCGTACGATATAGAACGGCAACGTCGTATTCGATATTGAAAATCTTATCTCGCAACAACCCTACAGTTACCAAGAGAACATTGCTCCAGTAACATGATAATAATTAATTACTTTCAAGAGGtacttcaaacaatttttaatcaaaGCAATAAATTACAActtctctttctcttcttctttggTAGATTCTCTTCATTTCAGGGTTGGCATTTGTAATTGGCTTAGAGAGGACATTCAGATTTTTCTTTCAAGCACATAAAATTAAAGCCACAGTCTTTTTCTTTGGCGGAATCATCGTGGTACTCGTCGGTTGGCCGATGGTCGGAATGTTGGTAGAAACATACGGATTCTTCCTATTATTCAGGTAAGTCGTAGAGAAAAGGTAATCGTGCGTTCCTTGTTAGAATCACGCACTCTTCTCTCGTCACTCTAATCTTGAATGTATCACAGAGAGATATTCTGATGGATTGTTCTTTCACATTCCAGTTTCTCAGgttacttaaaggcattgaagactcgccccaaaccgcgtgcggctatctgaaaaagttaactttctgttgcttgcaagtgatgtttgttcgtgttgctacaaaatgcagacagtaaatgaaacgtgataccttaattgttatctttagctcgacctgagatgtccatcgctgcatcgtttgtatactgtgctgtgggtattgaccgcagctgtatgtactgactgtacactagtgtctaattaccgaaggaagcaagctgtgtgtgtattttctgggatcgatggtggtgtttaacacttctgttacacctcattggaaactaggtcaaattaccggcattagacgattctttttgtgcgagtcttcacacccttaaaCTATTATTTAAATAGTCAACAAAGGACTGACCGGGAAACCATTGAACAAATGGGAAAAATAGCAAAGACATTTATGGCTGGACCGAGATTCGAACCTGTGACATCTGGGCACCTTATATTTTTCCATACCCATTAACCCATAGAAATTTCAGCTTGGTCAGTGAGAGCTCATAGTGTTGCATCACTGAATCCAAGCCTTCCTTAACCTACCAGGAGATTTACTGCTGTGCTCTTTGAAGCCaataaaagtggtaaaaaaaggtTGCCTCAATGgtcccaatttttgcaccacatgtactccCATTAATGCACTTCAGCAATCAGCATCCATTCCTCAAGAAGAGCATAATCATGTTATATTAACCAGTAAACTTATCTGAAAAGATTTTCCTAGTGTTGCTTTTTGACAAATTCTCCTGGGCCAATTTATATCGTCTCCCTGTTGGGGGTATGCCATCTACAATGAAGGAAAGTCTTATTTTTAATGCATCTTCTTTGGTTTATTTCCACAGAGGCTTCTTTCCAGTTGCTATTAATTTTTTAAGAAGGGTACCGGTGATAggaacaattttaaatttaccAGGAATAAGTGGGGTAAGTTAAAACCATATTCATAAACCAAATGTccattttgaaatgattttgcaTGGTATGGTTTGGAAGGTTTAGAATGCATTTGCCATTTAGCGGTAGCTATGCTTAGATTTTAGGGTGTATGCTTTTATTTACTATGAATTTAAATTACTTACAACAGTCATTTGAAGTTGAAAAGAATCTGAGGTTTTAGGTAATTGTTATCTTTTGGGTTGTTGTCCATCatggtaagttttttttttattgttttgtctttttttcatttctttttttttatctatatcTTCCTTCTTGAAGTTTTTCCCAAATTCATCCAACAACACAACCTAAGCAAAGCCTAACTGCCTAAGTGTAAGTGTTTTACCAGAATATGAAAAAGAATAGTTTagaatgttttcattttattccGCAAGTAACTCAAAGAAAGGCTTCAAAAAACACTGCACCAGACTGTTTGCATATCTGATTTTACAAGTTGATAGAAAATAGCCATTGCGTATTACCTTGACCACCAGTAAATTTTTAGTTGTAGGAATATGGTTGTGACTTCACAGACGCACGTTTTGTCCGGACTGTCCAATATATTTGCAAAGGTTCTGCCTTTtcgtagtgttatcatatttcaGACCATTTACTAACATACATGTTTTGccaaattaataaatacatcaCTGTGGTTTGTAATACAATTATTGTAGGAGTCATACAGGTACAATGAACTTTGTTAAGAGCATTACTGATGCTAAGAGCTAAATGAATGATCCACACAAATGAGGGCGCTCTCATCATACTTCAAGTGAGTTATTCCTGATTTGTGACCTGAGCCAATGCTTGGTACAAAGATTGGACCAAACCAATATTGTTGTAGTCAGTTTTTATTTAGTCTGCAGTCTGAGACGTCTGGATAGGCAGGAAGCTTTTTGGGAGCCTTTTGTGAAAGCATAGTTTAAAACCTATAAGTAAAGCACATACAGAATGCATCTGTTCGGTGTTCTAGTGGATATGCAGTCTAACTGAGGGGTGCAGCTGTGGTTTATGGAAGCAGtgaatctatgacatcacaaccATGTTTATAATGTTAAACATTTACATTGGTATGTGAGTACATGCTTGGGTGTAGTGTAGTGTTGTAGTATATCAAGTTATCTGCAGGAAGCATGAAGATACCTCTGAACTATTCTTTTTAGAGTCCTTTCTGTAGTTTTGTGTAACACCTTTATCAGTTGTCCCTTTTAAGCTGAACTAAAGCATGATGGACCAGCTTCTGCACCAGTTCCTGTCAATATTTGTATAACGGTCACTTTAGGCTGACCGTTTGTCTTCGTATGTCCTTGttcagagaaagaaagaaagaatataaATGGCAACATTTCTATTGTCATTCTAGTTTTCATGAAATTCATTTTTCAAATGGGCTTCATATTCTTTGTACTTCTCCTTTAAGGTTAAAATTGATGATTAAATTGGTTCTTCAGTGCTGGCCTAAATCTCAATGTTTATCCTATGTTTTGtcaattctaataactcaacccaAAGCATGTTCTGTTTGATTCATAGGGACAACAGAGCACTATTGATGACATTTAACACCATTAGTTCTTTATTAAATTCTCAATGCATTGAAAACCTGTTATATGAGGGCATAAAAGTACAGTATTATGCAATACcaattgagttttgtgttgcatctggaGAACTAATCTAATGGTCTGTAAGTTAGACTAGtattccagtcactttaattgatgaaccacATATGTTTAAAGGTGATATAGAAATACAAATATTCTGAGAATTATGAACCAACCTGGACTGACTTTGCCTAAAGCCATTCTTTAAAGGGTATCcattaatgtacatatataatatggCTTGGTCAGGTGccaaaaaaaatgcatcttTTAAAAACCTGCAGTTAAATCTACttgttatatataaattaagtAATTACTACAGATTAATATTTATCCAGAACTGGATTGTAATGCTTGTATGAGTGCTTGCTTTTTGCCTTGAAatagagaaataaaatttcattttattgtattttgttttgtttaagcTGCTAATTTTGTTTGTAATGTAGCATTTTTCAATCTTTATTTTCCACTGAAAATAATGCAAACGTGACGCATGAGAAGTATTCTTGGTTTGTTGCACTAAAtgaacctcaatgcattttgatGCCTCGCAGTGGACTGTTTCTTTGGAAAAAAATTTGTCAGCACTTATTTTAGACCTGCAATGCCTGCATCTATAGCCAATTCCTAATATTGTTTACATATAGCAATTAGGGCAGAATTTGTAGTTGTCAAGAATGGGCAAGGCTAATCACCACTTAACATGCCCATTTATGGGAAAGAATACATTTGTTATTGCATTTGTTTGGAATATATGAGAATAGCTTCAAATAGCTCAAAAACAAGGATTGCCCTAGTTTGCTAACTTTCACAAGAAAGTGTGTTCTCTTGTCACAGTATATCTTTCATGTGCCATTTGGAATAGTCGTAGGTcgaatattttgattttttttttcattttaagaatTAACAGACTGCCAACAAATCTGTGCTGTGCAATTCTATTTCCATGGCAACAGCTGTTTCCATCAATCTCCGCTTTTCCTCTCTGTTTCTTCGTTTCAGTTTGTCGCCCGATTTGAAGATACTCATCAGATGGTTTAACCTTCCAGTCAGGGTCAGAGGTCAAGTCACTGGACATTTCCTGGTGCACTCGCAAGAAGAGAAGGGACATCTTGTTTGCTCAAAGAAGTTTTACTCTTCAACCTGTTGTAGTGTATAGCTGTACAGAGAGTAAGGAGATATTTCTCTGTTCCCATCTCTCTCCGGGAAATGACTTTCGGGTTCCCAAAGCCTcttgttaaatttgtattttgcaTCGTATTGCTTCACATCTTGGTGATACCATCTAGGGGTGTCAGTAGCGAGGGTCGGGACCCGACGACATGCACGAGACTGGGGCCATTTATTCAAgtcatctttttttttggtctcatgtatttttttaattgattcatACAATAATCTTCATCCTCATATTTTCCGGTGCCCATAATTGACCCACGGGCGCCAAAGGCTTAAGCCCCCCCTCTCCTCTAGCCAGGCCTGATACGGTTCTCAAGAAAGAGAAGGCACATGCAAACATCTGTTATTTCTAGCTTGCCGGCTTGGCAGCAGGAAAGCAAAACATGTTGTAGCTCGTCAAGAAAACCGAATAAGGGTGAAATATCGACTGGGAGGTGCATGCATGACGATGTATTTAAACATGATCCAAAGAAGGTGCGTTTAGGGACGTCATTTGGTTCTTTGTAAGAGTTGATCAAATTCTTTATCATTTTCTCTGTAAATCTTACCCAAAAAATAATGATTGACTTTTTCAGAGAAATGATGATTTTGGAAACTCTCAAAACTGAAGTGGGAAGCATCAATTTTTCACCATttattttcatgaaacattAACTTTAATCAAACCTGTTGTGGTGGAGccaaaaagtagaaaaaattAAACACATTCTGGTTTCTTGTACTTATCTGGAATTATATCATTTTTaccctttttgttttgttaacaaTGCCTTTGAAAATGATCATACTACTCTCAATTTTCCCTTTTCATGAAATTCACCTTCATGTTTggtttttttctccaaaatttgttgtttattcTACAAAATTGTagttctctttcttttctttcttatcaaATTCAACTTGAATAAATCTTCTTGTCAACGAAGGTAGTACATGTGGCACGACCACCaccccgcaccccccccccacccattcaCATTTGCCTGGCATTTGTCTAAATTTCTCTGCACAATAACTAACAATGATAAACATAAGACATTCAAAAGTAAAAAGTACAACAAAGCATTCCTTTTATGCACTCTGTGTACCTAGAGAGCAATACAAtttatttcctgttttttttcaCTGGCAAGGTTTGACCTCATTTTTCGAGCATTTGTTGTGGAAATCATTGTAAGAATTTTATTCCCTTGAGGGCCTGTGCTTCTTACGAACAATcacttttttcccctccttcaTTTTTCAAGTCTTTGTAAATGAAATTCTGTATGCATTTTCTAAAGAATAAAACTATTTCATTGAATAGGTTTTGGCCTATGGGGGGAGAGAGTTAATCTCGCGTGAAACAATGCATGGTGTTCTTTTCATAACTGAGGCCCTTTGAGAAAATATATGTCCGAGGGAAATCTGAGGAGAAGTATGATGACTTTTCTTAGACTTtagaagaaagataaaaaaaaaatgctaacaCAGATCCTACCACAATCAGACTGTTAGACCTTGATCTAGCTGAAGATTTATCAAAAGAGATTTCTGTAGttaaaaactgaaataaaagggGTAAGATCTTACTTAATACAGTAGTGTTTTTAGGTGGAACACTCATTTGGAAATTGTGTCACAGTAAATGTACCTTTTGTCCATTCTGGGTGGGGAAAAAACCTAGATGAAAAGAACATTTCACTGAGGAATAAAATGGTAGAGATTATtcttaaaatgaaattattagtGAATCTTTATGATAATATAGCATTGAAGTGAATGGCTAAAGTTCATTTCtctgggggatggggggggggtgtatctTCTTCTGCCTTGGTTATGAATCTAAAACGTTTGTGATATATTGTTGATGGTAAGTTCCATTTCAATACATTTATCGTTCTGCTTCTTTGTGTTGGgagagggtggtgggggggggtgttaaaTTGTTCAAAACGTATATCAAATATGTAAAAGGGAGATTTCATGGTAGTTCAATTTAttggcaaagaaaaaacaaagaatgataGGAAGATGCTTACATATTgtataagtaaatgaataacAGAAAACTTGACTGAGAAATATTAGACAATGAAAAAAAGAGCAAAGTAATTTATGGTTAGAATGGGGTTGGAATGAGTGACCTCTGGATTAAAAGGTTTTCATTGTGTGGCTAAGAAACCTGTGACTTCATATTTGTCGAAGTTGGTAGGTGATGTAATAATATTTATCTTGAGTGCATGGTTAACAACaagattatatatatttattttaaaactcATTTACTCATGACAGTATTTTGTCACGTTCCATTGTAACTGATGTCGGCAAAAATTTTATATTGACGTATCGCGCATGTTGAACTGGTAGTAGTATTTTTCGACGACCTTGCAGTTTCCTGACGTCACAAATCTCTCGTCGTTAATTGGTGCTTTGCTATAGTAGTAAAAGAACCACGCGGTAGGAGTCGTTCGCTCGAATGCTTTCGATCATAGCAATTGATGATCGTCAAACGTTGTTGTTACACGTCGAATGTTGAAACGCGGTTCATTCTTAATGTGAACAGTTGCCGTAATTATGTTGTAATATTATGCCGTTATGACAAAGACCGGCAACTAGTTAGTGTTCGGTAATATCATGTACTACTACCGTTGAGTTAACTGGTAAGACATTAATCAGCCCTTCGTGTCTGCTTTTTCGAAAACAATTGGAACTGAACATggtagggtggggggtgggagtggTTCAGGTTGGCAATTTGGTTTCACTCCTCCGCCTCTATTGTTTACTAGACAATAAAAACAAACGTGCGAAGTCTATCATCTTATACGGCAGTTGTGTGTGGCCTTGTTATAATGAATAACGTAATATAGTGAtataatgtcaaaggtcatttgggaatAAACTTCCAAACTTGGTAACATGTATGATACTGAAAACTACAACGATTCAATTCTACCTTCCCAAAATGACGTCACCAAATTGAAGAACTTTGAGTTAATAGTATGagtattaatatttatgatgatTATATTGCACCAGCGATACGTGAGTTTTGAAAGGAGACGGGGtagggggttgggaggggtgggtggagaTATGGTACCAAACGTCAGATCAGTGGTGCAGGGTGTTTCTCtttaaatgtaaaatttatcattttatcctGAGTATTTTGTTGTGTcagtgaaatgttttttttttttgtgttcagGACTGAACTGTAAAACATTCGTTTCTTGTTTAAGAGAAACggggagaaagaaagaaagtaagtAAAACAATTAATTACTTTGTTTCgccattgttttgtttttgtcaatataaaaaagaaattgcaTTGCATAGTATAAAATGACCAAAACCATAATACATATTGTGTAAATTagataccaatatatatattagcacGTTCACTTGCTAAATCTTTGGAAATTATTCGTGATGATAAATGTAATATTAAGAAAGGTAACTACGGAAGAAAGCAtagtaatatatttacaataCCCTGTGACACTGTACCAGAATATTTCCGAAACTCTTAGTACgtttgacccctcccccactctcgATCTCAAGGCCACCCCCCCAAGGGAACTTTGGTTGTGTTGATAACTACCACATAATTATACCATTTGTTTCTACAACAATTTCTCTGGTCTAAAATGGTATGTTAATTTGTGTATGGAAACTCAGGACCGTTATACCCTCTCCCCCTAAATTTCCCCTCCCCTAAATTAATATCTGAAGTTTGCATATCTaggtgaccccccccccccttccctcccctccaaGAAAACAGAACAACACTTGAAATAATCTTTCTCGCTGTTCGTCACAAGTTATACAATTGTATGAACAATGAAACCGAAAGGGAGACACCGGAGAGGCGGGGCAGGTTAATATCGAGAATGTTTTGATGCAACAAATCTATGTTGCCGCCTCCATACTCTAGGTGTTGTGAACATTATCGAGCTAAAATTAGATATTTTCAATTTCGCTTTCTTCATAGAATCATATATAGGTACAAATATGCATTTACTTTCCGCGAAGAAAAGTAGAGTCCTTTGTATAGCTTTTGTAAAGCTTAAGTCGAAAATTTAGACCATTGATTTGGAGTATAACCTTTTATCTGAGTAATATCACTTTGGGAGACAATTTTTCCTCTCCAAGaggaattttttcttcttctttggctATAACTTAATAGCCAACCACCCCTTGAACTTTATCATCCTCCTC
It encodes:
- the LOC139969767 gene encoding vesicle transport protein GOT1B-like, coding for MIEVTDTQKIGIGLAAFGGFFLFLGVVLLFDRGLLAIGNILFISGLAFVIGLERTFRFFFQAHKIKATVFFFGGIIVVLVGWPMVGMLVETYGFFLLFRGFFPVAINFLRRVPVIGTILNLPGISGFVARFEDTHQMV